In Serinicoccus marinus DSM 15273, the genomic stretch GCCCTGCAGCGCCGTGGCCGCCGTCAGCAACCCCGCATCGGCGTCGTCGAGGTCTGCACCCACCTCCCGCAGACCGGCCCAGGAGCCTCCTGCGGCACCCGAGCCCCGCTCGTCGCCGTCTGCCTCTCGGGCGGTTGTCACCGCGACGTAGTCGACCCCCGCGTGCCTCCCGAGGAACCAGGGCTCCCGCCCGGGGTCCTCGGGCTCCGGCGCACGCAGCCGCAGCCGCGCAGGATCGCGCTCGACCGGGGCCGTCGCGCCGCGCAGCTCCAGCACTCTCGTCGCCGGACGTCCCAGCATCGCCGCCAACTCGGGGTCGTCGGTGCGGACGCTCGCCCACCGATCGACCCGTGACCGGGAGAGGGCGAGGTCGAGATAGGTCTCGTCGGCTGCCGTCACCCGTCCACTGTAGGCGTCCCCACCGACGAGCTTGGGGGCGTGCCGGGGGGATTGCCGCGCGTCGGCGTCGGCACGGCATACCGTGGGAGCCGTGATGCGTACAGACCTGGCCCTGGCAGCCCTCGCGAGCGCCGCTGTCCCGGGGATGAAGCCGGTGGCCGTGGCGGGGATGGGTGTCGAGCCGGACGAGGAGACCGAGCTCCAGCAAGCGGTCGTGGAGGACGCCACCGGTCGGCGCTGGCTGGTCCGGTCACCGTTGTCCGCCGTGACCGGCGCGAGGTTGCGCCGCAACGACGAGCTGGTGCGACAGCTCTCGCGCCACGTGCCCTTCAAGGTGCCCGCACCCGTGGGCTACGCGGCCGTCGGTCAGGAGGGCCACGCCGCAGTCTATCCGCACGTCGAGGGGTCGACGCTGGACTTCGCCCAGCTCCCGCCGGGGACCGGGCTCGCCCACGCGGTGGGTCGTGCCCTCGCGGCCGTCCACAACATCCCCGTCGCTGTCTTCGAGCAGCAGGACGTACCGTCCTTCGACGCCTCCGGCTGCCGTCAGCGGCTCATCTCCGAGGTCGACCGGGCCGCCGAGTCCGGACGGGTGCCGACCCGGCTGCTGGCGCGGTGGGAGGAGGCCTTCGACGCGGCCCCGCTGTGGCAGTTCGCCAGCACCCCCGTCCACGGCGCGTTCCGCGGCGGGACGGTCGTGGTGGCCTTCGCCGACGACACGGCCGACAGCGGCAGGGTCGTCGCCGTCACCGACTGGGACGAGGCGATGGTCGGCGACCCGGCCGCGGACCTGGCCGACCTCTACAGCCGTGCCTCGCCCGAGGCCTGGGACGCCGTGCTGGACAGCTACGCACTGGCCCGCGCCCAGCGCCCGGACCCCTACCTGCACGCCCGGGCCCGCCTCCTCGCCGAGACCCGGAGGTTGCGCGGCCTCGCGCATCACGTCTCGGTGGGCGAGGAGGATGCCGCCCGGCGGGTCGTCGCGCTGCGCCGGATGGACCGGCTCACCGAGGACGAGGACTCCCTGGTGCCGGTGACGGCGCGCGGCGCGGGGACGGCCGCCGTGACGACGGGCGGGCACGCCTCGTCGCCGCCGTCCGATCCGGAGGACGCCGGCCCGAGCGCGGACGACCCTGGGATGGACGGGCCGGAGCCGCAGCACCTCGACGGCTCCGTGGGCGATGACAGTGTCGAGACCCAGACCGCAGCCGAGGTCGAGAGCGAGGTCGAGGCCGAGCCCGAGGTCGTCGAAAGCACGGGCGACGACGACGTCGACAGCACGGACGACGAGGACGACGCGCTCGACGACCCCGGTCTCGACGACGCGGCGCAGCCCGATCCCTTCCTGGACGACGGCGACCCGCACCCGCACCCGGACGACCGGTCCTGCGAGCCCGACACGGACATCACCGCGGAGGTCCCGGTGCCGGAGCCGCAGAGGATCCAGCAGGAGCCCCAGGACGACTGTTCGCCGGGAGCCGAGGACGGGCCCAGGCCGGATGCCGACGAGGACGACTCCACGCCGGGAGCCGAGGATGGCTCCACGCCGAAGGCCGACGAGCGCTCATCCGGCGAGGAGCTGCTCGACGACGACACCCGACTGCACGACCTCTACGGCATGCCGCCGGAGGAGGACCCCCGCAGCTGATGGGGGTCGTCGACCAGGAGCTCCTCGAGCACGTCCTCGGTCGGCAGCTCCGGACGGACCGTGGTCCCCGTCGCCGCGTAGAAGAAGGCTGCGCCGACCTCCTCGACCTCCCTCCGGTCAGTCGTGCGAAGGCCAGCCGGTAGACGGCCAGCTGGAGCGCACGCACCCGCTGCTGGTCGGGGCTACCAGGTGAGCCCGTCTTCCAGTCGACGAGGGTGACCCGACCGTCGCCGTCGTCGAAGACGGCGTCGATCCGACCGGCGACGGTGCGCCCGGCCACCGTGGTCTGGACCGGGACCTCCACCGCGACCGGGGTGAGGTCGGCCCACTCGCTCGCGAGGAAGTGTTGTCGCAGCCCGCGCAGGTCCGGCGCCTGCGTCGATCTCGCCCCGGCGTCCAGGTCGTCGAGGTCGACGAGGGTCGCCGAGGCGTAGTGCTGCTCGACCCAGGCGTGGAACTCCGTCCCCACCCGCGCGTGCGGCGCAGGTGGGGTCGGTAGCGGACGACGCAGCGCCTCGACGAAGGCCGCGCGGTCGGCGGCGAGCTCCACGACAGCAGAGGTGGACAGGTGGGCCGGGAGGGACACCTCGGACTCCGGCTGGTGCCTCCGGGCCCGTTCGGCCAGGAGCAGACGGAGCGTCGACTCCCACGACTCCTCGTCGGGCTCGACGGTGCGCGTCGACTCTCGGGTGGCGTGCTCCGCCACCAGCGCCGCCGCCACGTCCTGGACCGCCGCCCCGTCGCTCGTCGCGGACCATCGGCCGGGGCCAGTCGGCACTGAGCTGCTCGTCCAGACGCGGGTTGCGCATCTGCGCCGGCTCGTCCGGGTCGGGCAGGTCTGCCCACGGACCGACCCGAACGTCGGGCCGGGCACGCAGCTCCTCCAGGAAGCGGGAGGTCACCCGTGGGCGCAGCCCGGTCGACCAGACCGGTGCGGTGAGGAGCAGTCGGTGCCGCGCCCGGGTGAGGGCGACGTAGGCCAGGCGGCGTTCCTCCTCGACGGCGTAGCGCCCCTGGGCGAGGTAGAGCTCCTCCAGCCGGGATCGCAGGTCGCGGGTGTGCACCACCGAGAACCAGGCGATGTCGGGGCGGCCGGCCCGGTCACCGCGCAGCGGCGTGGGAAGCTTGCCGATCCCGACGAGCCAGCCCTTCTCCGCGCGTGGCTTGACCCGCCAGGTGCCCTCGCGGTGCTCCGGCGTGGTCCGACCCGCCGGAAAGGTGCCCTCGACCATGCCCGGCACCGCCACGACGTCCCACTCCAGACCCTTGGCCGCATGCACGGTCAGCACCTGGACCGCCGCCGTGTCGACGGACACCTCGGCCAGCTCGGGCACCTCGGCGTCCTCCAACCCGCGCTCGTGCTCGCGAGCCGCGTCCAACCAGTCCAGGAACCCGCCCAGGCTCACCCGCTGGGCGCTGTGCGCATAGCCGGCCGCGACCTCCGCGAGGGCGTCGATCGGCGCCCTCCCCCAGGTGGGGTGCAGGTCGGGATCTGCCGCCACCTCGATGTCCAGCCCCAACAGGCGCTCGCTCTCGACGACGAGGTCGGCCAGCGGCAGGCTCGTCAACGAGCGCACCCGCCGCACCACCTCCGCCAACCACGACACCCGGCGTGCGCCGGTCTCCGACATCCGCTCGCCGCCGGGCCCGGTCCAGCCCTCGCCGGGCGGTCGCTCCACCGCCTCGGCCAGCACGGGGGCATGGTCACGCTCCCCCGGCACCGCGCCACCGCTCCGGGCGAGCTCGCCGGCCCTCGCCCACAGGGCGTCCACGTCCGCGGCACCGAGCCGGCACACCGGCCCGGCCAGCAACCGGATCAGCTGGTCGCCGCGCGTCGGCTCCTGCGCCACCCACAGCAGGGCGACGAGGTCGAGCACCTCGGGGGTGTCGAGCAGGCCCCCGAGGCCCACCACCTCCACCGGGAGGCCGCGGCGGCGCAACGCATCGACGACCGGGGCGAACTGCGAGCGGGCCCGGCACAGCACCGCGGCGGTGACACGGGACGAGCTCTCCCACCGCTGCCGCACCCAGTCGGCCACGTGCTCGGCCTCGACGACGTGGTCGGTCAGGCGGGCGACCTCGAGGAGCCCGGGCCCGGCGCCGGGACGGGCGCGCAGGGTCTCGACCGGGACCGCGGCCTCCTCCCGCAGCGGCGCGGCGACGACGTTGGTCGCGTCGAGCACGGCGGCGTCGTTGCGCCAGGACGTGCTCAGCTGGAGCACCGGGGCAGGCACCCCCTCGAGGGCGAAGTCGCGCGGGAAGCGTGTGAGGGTCGTGGCGCTGGCCCCGCGCCAGCCGTAGATGGACTGGTGCGGGTCGCCGACCGCGGTGATCGGCAGCTCCCGGCCCGCGAAGAGGGACGTGAGCAGCACCATCTGCGCCTCCGAGGTGTCCTGGAACTCGTCCAGCAGCACTGCCCCGTAGCGTGCGCCCTCCATCTCCGCGACCGCCGGCACGTCCCGCGCCAGTCGGGCCGCGAGCGCCATCTGGTCCCCGAAGTCGAGCGCTCCACGCGCCGTCTTGGCCTGCCGGTAGGCCTGGACCACGGGATAGAGCAGGGCTTGCCGGCGCAGGTCGGCCGCGAGGTCCCGCCCGGTCTTGAGCGGTCGTCCCTCGTGCGGGAGGTCCTCCACCCGGCGGGCCAGGTCGTGCAGGAAGGCGTGGGCGTCGTCAGCCTCGACAAGGTGCTCGCCGAGCTCGGCGGACAGGGAGATGACCGCACGGACGACGGTGCTCGCTGCGCTGGTCATGCCGCTCATGTCGCCCGTGTAGCGGGTCACCACGTCGTGGGCGAGCTGCCAGCAGGCGGCCTCCGACAGGAGCACCGCGTCCGGCTCGACGCCGAGCCGGAGGCCGTGCTCGGTCACGAGCCGACCCGCGTAGGCGTGGTAGGTCGAGATGGTCGGGAGGTCGAAGCCGTCCGTGCCGGACGCCTCGGTGCCCCCGGGGGACCACACCCCCGCCTCCCGCAGCTGCCGCAGCCGGGACGTGAGCCGCGACGCCAGCTCCAGCGCGGCCTTGCGGGTGAAGGTCAGGCCCAGCACGTCCTGCGGACGGACCAGGTCGTTGGCCACGAGCCACAACACCCTGGAGGCCATCGTCTCCGTCTTGCCGGAGCCGGCCCCGGCGACCACCACCCCGGGACGCAACGGCGCGGTGATGACCGCCGACTGCTCGGGGGTCGGCTCCGGGGCTCCCAGCGCCGAGGCCAGGTCCTGCGGGGACCACCGCGGCTGCGCCGTCGTCATCGTGAGGCTCCTTCGGGCTGGAGCGGGCAAGCGAAGCGCGCCGGGCAGCGCCGACAGCGACGCTCCAGGTCGCGCGCGGTGAACCCGGCGCCGGCCATTCCTGCGGCAGCCTCCCTGATCGTGCGTCTCGCTTGGGCCGGGTCATCCGCCTCGCCCAGGGGTGGCTGCGCCTGCTCCACCGCACCTGAGGCGCCGAGCTGCACCAACCGGGCACCGCCGCTGCGGGAGCCGAGCTCACCGAAGGCGCCCTCGGTCACCGCCACCTGATAGGCCGCGAGCTGGGCGTGCTGCTCCACGTCGGCCTTCGGCACCGGGGTGCTCCCGGTCTTGAGGTCCGCGACGACCAGGGCGCCCTCGCTGGTGCGCTCCAACCGGTCGACGGCCCCGACGAGACGTGCGTCCCGGCCGCGCTCGCGATCCTGGTCGTCCGCAGCACCGAGCAGCACCGACAGGTCGAGCTCGCTGCCGACGAGCTCCCGGCCGGCGGCCCGCGCCCGGGCGACGTAGTCGGCATACCTCTCCAGCATCCGTCGGGCGTCCTGCTGGGCGCGCTCCGAGACCCACCCCTCCACCAGCCCCAGGTCGTCCCAGCGCCGGTCCAGCTCGGCGGTGAGCTCGGGCACGGAGGCGTCCGGGGTATGGGCCACGATGTCGTGGACGAGGGTGCCGAGCTCGGCGCGGAAGGCCTCACCGGTCTCCGCCCCGCGCGAGGTCAGGAACCATCGCAGCTCGCAGTCCCGGAAGGTCTGCAACCGCGAGGGTGACACCCGCACCGGCCCTTCCGGGCGCACCGGTGCCGTGCTCGAGGTCTCCCGCAGCGTCCACCACGCCGCCGGGTCCGCACCCGGCACGTCCTCGACGGCGAGCCGCCGCAGCAGGCCCACGGCGGCGTCCCGGGTGCTGCGGTCCCCCTCGCGGTGCGACCGCACAGCGGCCCGCCGCAGCTCGGCGACCAGCCCGCGCAGCGTCATCGGCGGCGGCACCTCCGCGGGCGGGCGCTCCCGGAAACCCGGCTCGACCAGGTCGAGCAGTCCCGAGGGCTGGTCGTCGGTGGAGGCGACAGCGGTGACCAGCAACCCCTCGGTCGGCCGGCTCACCGCGACGTGGAACTGTCGCAGCTCGTCCGCGCGCACCGCCGCCTGGGCGGCACGCCAGGCCTCCGGACCGGCGACAGGCCACCCGTGGACCGCCGACACCAGCGCCTCGGCACCCAGCAGCGTGTCGCGCAGCCGCAGGTCGGGCCAGATGCCGTCCTGCACCCCGACGACGGCCACCCGCCGCCACCGACGCCCTGCCGCGGCATGGGGGGTCAGCACCTCGACGGCCTCGGTGCGACGCGCCCCCTGGACCAGGGTGTCGGCAGCCAGCTCGGCGCTGCGCACGGAGTCCAGGAAGGACCGTGGCCGGGCGCCGGGCAGCCGCTCCGCGTAGGACTCGGCGGCCTCGAAGAGCACCAGCACGGCATCGAGATCGCGGTCGGCACGGGCTCCGAGCGCTCCCCCGCCCGCGGCCTGCCGGCTCCAGGACGCGGCCAACCCGCTCGCCGACCACAGTGCCCACAAGATCTCGTCCGGTCCGGTGACGGCCTGGCCCGAGCCCTCGCCGCGACCAGGCGTGGACCCGCCTCGCACGACCGCCTCCCGGCCGGCGTCGAGGAGCCGACCCACCCGCGCGACCGGCGCGAGCTCCGGGGGCAGGTCGGCCGGGGCGGCGCTGCGCAGATCAGGGTCGTTGACCCGCAGGGCGACCAGGTCGTCCGCGCGTCGCAGACCGCCTGCCGCGAGCTCGGCACCCCGCAGCGAACGACGCAGCCGACGCAGCCCGACCGGGTCCATGCCCCCGAGCGGGCTCTGCAGCAGCTCCAGCGCCTCCTCCGGGTCCACGCTCCAGCCCGGTCCGACGCCGGGGGCCTCCCGGGTGACGATGTCGAGCGCGAGCAGCAGCGGTCGCGCCGCCGGGTCCGACCCGATCGGCACCGAGGACCGGTCCACCCGCACGGGCACCCCGCCCGAGGCCAACGCACGACGCACGGCGTCCTGCTGCTGCACGCTCCGGGCGATCACCGACAGCTCCTGCCAGGGGACACCCTCCACGAGGTGGGCGTGCCGCAGCCACCGCGCCACCAGCGAGGCCTCCTGGGCGGCGCTGCGGGTGATCCGCACCGATCCCGTCCCCTGCTCGTCGCCGCTGATCGGTCCGCGGTGCCGGGCGTCCCCGACGAGGCCGATCCGCTGCGCGACCCGGTCGACCACCTCGCCCACCGCGCCGCTGGTCCCGTGCCGCACCCCGAGCGTCTCCCGTGCCGGGCCGGCCTCTCCCGCCCATCGCTCACCGAGCTCCAGGAAGGCGCCGGGGACCGCGCCGCGGAACCCGAGGACCGCCGCGTCCGGGTCGCCGACGAGCACGCTGTCGACGCCTTTGGGTCGGACGACGTCCAGGAGACGTGCGGCCGAGGCCGTCAGCTCCTGCGCGTCGTCGACGCCCACGAAGCTCACCCTCTCGTGCACGACGGCGCGCAACGACTCGTCGCCCTCGAGGAGTCCCGCAGCCGCGGTGCAGATCCACGCAGGGTCATAGCTGCCGGGGTCGGCCAGTGCCGTGACCTGGTCGTACTCCTCCAGCACCTCCCCCGCGCAGGCCCACTCGGGCCGCCCGTGGACCCGGGACAGGTGCTCCAGGTCCGCCCGGCCGACCCCGTGCTCGACCGCGCGCATGAGCAGGTCCCGCAGCTGGTCCCGGAAGCCGGTGGTGCGACGGGCGAGCTCGAGGTCCGGGGGCCAGGACGGGCCGGTGCACTCTCCTCGTGCCCGGCGAGCAGCTCCCGCAGCACGGCATCCTGCTCCGCCCCGG encodes the following:
- a CDS encoding phosphotransferase encodes the protein MRTDLALAALASAAVPGMKPVAVAGMGVEPDEETELQQAVVEDATGRRWLVRSPLSAVTGARLRRNDELVRQLSRHVPFKVPAPVGYAAVGQEGHAAVYPHVEGSTLDFAQLPPGTGLAHAVGRALAAVHNIPVAVFEQQDVPSFDASGCRQRLISEVDRAAESGRVPTRLLARWEEAFDAAPLWQFASTPVHGAFRGGTVVVAFADDTADSGRVVAVTDWDEAMVGDPAADLADLYSRASPEAWDAVLDSYALARAQRPDPYLHARARLLAETRRLRGLAHHVSVGEEDAARRVVALRRMDRLTEDEDSLVPVTARGAGTAAVTTGGHASSPPSDPEDAGPSADDPGMDGPEPQHLDGSVGDDSVETQTAAEVESEVEAEPEVVESTGDDDVDSTDDEDDALDDPGLDDAAQPDPFLDDGDPHPHPDDRSCEPDTDITAEVPVPEPQRIQQEPQDDCSPGAEDGPRPDADEDDSTPGAEDGSTPKADERSSGEELLDDDTRLHDLYGMPPEEDPRS
- a CDS encoding PD-(D/E)XK nuclease family protein — its product is MPRLRRAPAGRRAGGRAGTAAHLRGGAGCRAAGAARRARGECTGPSWPPDLELARRTTGFRDQLRDLLMRAVEHGVGRADLEHLSRVHGRPEWACAGEVLEEYDQVTALADPGSYDPAWICTAAAGLLEGDESLRAVVHERVSFVGVDDAQELTASAARLLDVVRPKGVDSVLVGDPDAAVLGFRGAVPGAFLELGERWAGEAGPARETLGVRHGTSGAVGEVVDRVAQRIGLVGDARHRGPISGDEQGTGSVRITRSAAQEASLVARWLRHAHLVEGVPWQELSVIARSVQQQDAVRRALASGGVPVRVDRSSVPIGSDPAARPLLLALDIVTREAPGVGPGWSVDPEEALELLQSPLGGMDPVGLRRLRRSLRGAELAAGGLRRADDLVALRVNDPDLRSAAPADLPPELAPVARVGRLLDAGREAVVRGGSTPGRGEGSGQAVTGPDEILWALWSASGLAASWSRQAAGGGALGARADRDLDAVLVLFEAAESYAERLPGARPRSFLDSVRSAELAADTLVQGARRTEAVEVLTPHAAAGRRWRRVAVVGVQDGIWPDLRLRDTLLGAEALVSAVHGWPVAGPEAWRAAQAAVRADELRQFHVAVSRPTEGLLVTAVASTDDQPSGLLDLVEPGFRERPPAEVPPPMTLRGLVAELRRAAVRSHREGDRSTRDAAVGLLRRLAVEDVPGADPAAWWTLRETSSTAPVRPEGPVRVSPSRLQTFRDCELRWFLTSRGAETGEAFRAELGTLVHDIVAHTPDASVPELTAELDRRWDDLGLVEGWVSERAQQDARRMLERYADYVARARAAGRELVGSELDLSVLLGAADDQDRERGRDARLVGAVDRLERTSEGALVVADLKTGSTPVPKADVEQHAQLAAYQVAVTEGAFGELGSRSGGARLVQLGASGAVEQAQPPLGEADDPAQARRTIREAAAGMAGAGFTARDLERRCRRCPARFACPLQPEGASR